In Nitrospira sp., a single genomic region encodes these proteins:
- a CDS encoding Do family serine endopeptidase, producing the protein MVKWSRVCMVSVLSCVVILSSALPGALAAGVPPSMAQGFSDIVKKVTPAVVNIAVTGGSEGGRGRRPLPPGPFGGPPGGPPGGGDEPGGELPTPPPMPPGGPHRPDQSAGSGVILDSNGYIVTNNHVVEGATQITVTLGDRREFSAKIVGTDPKTDLAVVKIEAQDLPSLKWAEYEKLQVGDLVLAIGSPFGLSSTVTLGIISALGRGNVGIADYEDFIQTDAAINPGNSGGALVNMNGDLIGINTAIFSRTGGSEGIGFAIPSSIALDIVESLQKTGKVVRGWMGVAIQEITPALAKSFKLPEQRKGVLISDVNENGPSHAAGVKRGDVVIAFNGKEVQSVSQLRNLVARTVVGKDAQVKILRDGKEQTLSVKVAERPSDEMLAKKESAPPKEQGETVKPPDNVLASLRVQALDNATMNQLNIPAKTTGVVVSSVEPGGPGEAAGIQRGDVIQEVNHEVVKSLEDYHKAAQKIKKEELAVLLLSRQGNNLFVAVNPK; encoded by the coding sequence ATGGTGAAGTGGAGCAGGGTCTGCATGGTATCCGTACTCTCATGCGTCGTTATCCTTTCTTCCGCCCTGCCCGGTGCCCTCGCCGCGGGGGTGCCGCCCTCGATGGCCCAGGGATTTTCGGACATTGTGAAGAAAGTGACCCCGGCCGTGGTTAATATTGCCGTGACCGGGGGAAGCGAAGGGGGCCGCGGCCGGCGACCGCTTCCGCCCGGACCGTTTGGTGGTCCTCCTGGTGGTCCTCCTGGCGGTGGTGATGAACCGGGCGGTGAGCTTCCGACTCCTCCGCCGATGCCCCCCGGTGGTCCTCATCGGCCCGACCAGAGCGCCGGGTCCGGGGTCATCCTCGATTCCAACGGGTACATCGTCACGAACAATCACGTGGTCGAGGGGGCGACTCAGATCACGGTGACCCTCGGCGATCGTCGGGAGTTTTCCGCCAAGATCGTAGGGACCGATCCCAAGACCGATTTGGCCGTCGTCAAGATCGAGGCGCAGGATCTTCCTTCGCTGAAATGGGCGGAGTACGAGAAGTTGCAGGTCGGTGATCTGGTGCTGGCAATCGGCAGCCCCTTCGGTTTGAGCTCGACGGTGACCCTTGGGATCATCAGTGCGCTCGGGCGAGGCAACGTCGGCATCGCCGATTACGAAGATTTCATCCAGACCGATGCGGCCATCAACCCCGGAAACTCAGGCGGGGCGCTGGTCAACATGAACGGAGATCTGATCGGCATCAACACCGCCATCTTCTCCCGGACCGGCGGGTCCGAAGGCATCGGCTTTGCCATTCCGAGCAGCATCGCGCTGGATATCGTCGAGAGTCTGCAGAAGACCGGGAAGGTCGTGCGCGGGTGGATGGGTGTGGCGATTCAGGAGATCACTCCCGCTCTCGCCAAGTCATTTAAGCTGCCGGAGCAGCGAAAGGGCGTCCTCATCAGCGATGTCAACGAGAATGGACCTTCGCATGCTGCCGGAGTCAAACGGGGCGACGTCGTGATCGCCTTCAATGGCAAGGAAGTGCAGAGCGTCAGTCAATTGCGGAATCTGGTGGCGCGGACCGTCGTTGGAAAGGATGCGCAGGTCAAGATCCTTCGAGATGGGAAGGAGCAGACCTTGTCCGTCAAGGTGGCGGAACGGCCGTCGGACGAGATGCTGGCCAAGAAGGAGTCGGCTCCGCCGAAAGAGCAAGGCGAAACCGTCAAGCCGCCGGACAACGTGCTCGCGTCGCTGAGGGTGCAGGCTCTGGACAACGCGACGATGAACCAGCTGAACATTCCGGCCAAAACCACCGGTGTGGTGGTGTCCTCCGTCGAGCCGGGCGGCCCGGGTGAGGCGGCGGGCATCCAGCGGGGCGATGTGATTCAGGAGGTAAATCACGAGGTGGTCAAGAGTCTTGAGGACTACCATAAGGCCGCGCAGAAGATCAAAAAGGAGGAGCTGGCCGTCCTCCTCCTCAGCCGACAGGGGAACAACCTGTTCGTTGCGGTCAATCCGAAATAA